The genomic segment GGTCTTTTCTTACCGTTCTCTTCTTCGCTGCTTTGCTTGCAAAGCAACGTTTTTTCTTCTCAGATGTTACACTGTTCGATTTTCAATGTCCAATTTATTGTTGCATGATGACTATGCGCTCTACTGAAATAGAGCAGTCTGGGTAACAGGAGTTGAACCTGCGGCCTCTTGAACCCCATTCAAGCGCTCTACCAAACTGAGCTATACCCAGATCTCAATCACGGGTCATTCAGTCAAGACCGCCATGACCTGCAACGGATAATATCCTACCACATCCAATTTGATCTGTCAACACCTTTTTTTATATTTCTTGCTTCTGCCATTTTCTTGTCATTCCGACTGAAAAATCCATTTTCCTTCTTTAAATTTCTAACACTTACTCCATTGTCAAGCCTGTAGGAATACGGTACAATATAAAGGTATTATGAAAATTTATAGGCTCATAAAGAAATGAATCAGGAGGGTTATTTTGAATCTTACTTCCGTATTAAATCTGCTGGCAGGAATCGGTTTGTTTTTATATGGTATGAATTTAATGGGCGATGGTCTCAAGAATGCCGCCGGTGCCAGTCTGGAACATATTTTAGAAAAATTGACCAACAGTAAGCTAAAGGGCGTGGCTTTAGGCACAGGTGTCACGGCCATTATCCAAAGCTCGGCTGCCACTTCCATCATGTGTCTTGGTTTTGTCAATGCCGGCATTATGGTTTTAAGGCAGGCCATTCCTGTGATCATGGGGGCCAATATCGGCTCCACGGTTACCGGTCAAATTCTGAGATTAGGAGATATTTCCGATCAAAATCTCTTTTTAACAATGCTTAAGCCCTCCTCCTTTGCCCCTATTTTAATTGCTTTCGGTGTCATCTGCATTGTATTTCTTAAAAACCACAGCAAAAAATTAACCAATCTCGCTACGATCCTTTTAGGGCTTGGCATGCTTTTTATCGGCATGTCTATGATGGAAGCCTCCATCTCTCCTTTAAAAGACAATGAGCACTTTCAGCGGATTTTCTTCCTATTTAAAAATCCCTTTCTTGGCATTTTGCTCGGCGCAGTGGTTACCGCCATTATTCAAAGCTCTTCTGCTTCCGTCGGTATTTTGCAGGCCATTTCTTCTACCGGTACCGTCTCCTGGGGCATGGCCATTCCCATCATCCTTGGGCAGAATATTGGAAAGTGCGTTACCGTATGGCTTGGCTGCATCGGAACCACCAAAGATGCCAAACGCGTAGCCTTCTTCCATTTGTTTTTCAATGTATTCGGCGTTATCATCTTAGGTTCCATCATTTATGGCGCGCAGGCCATCTTTGACTTTGCTTTTTGGGATAACACGCTAAATCGTGGTAATATCGCCGATTTTCATTCTCTCTTCAATATTGTAACCACTCTTTTACTGCTTCCCTTATCCGATAAGCTTGTCACTCTTTCTGAACATGTGATCAAAGACAAAGAAGAGATTAACGAAAGCCATCGTCTGGATCTTCTAGATGATTTCCTTTTGAAAACGCCCAAGGTTGCTTTAGAGCATGCGCGGCGCGTCGCTGTCCAGATGGGCTATGCCGTAAAAGAAAACTTTGATATCATTGAAACATTACTTGATCATTATCAGGATGCCCCCCTAGCTACACTCGAAAAAAACGAAAACTTTCTTGATAAGGCGGAATCTAAGCTTAGTGATTATCTAGTTAAAATCAATAGCAGCAACTTAATAACGCAGGACAGCCTGGAAACCTCCGAAATCATTCGTTCTGTCAGCGATTTTGAGCGCATTGGTGACTACTGTGTCAATATCGCCGAGATGGCCGAATACAATCTGCAAAATGGCCTCAGCTTCTCCCCGGTATGTATGGAAGAAATTCACGTCATGATGCGGGCCGTAAAAAATATCCTCGCCATCACCATCGATGCTTTTGAGAAAAATGACGCCTCCATCGCCGCTCGTGTAGAGCCTTTAGAGGAAGTCATTGATTCTTTAAAAGAGCTGATGTCAAGCCGTCATATCGAACGCCTGAAAAACAACCAGTGCTCTGTACAGGCCGGTATCTCTCTGATAGAATTCTTAAACAGCGTCGAACGAATTTCGGATCACTGCTCCAACATCGCAATTCATACCATCCGCAAGCTCAGCGATCAGCCCTTCTTCGATACGCATAAATATCTAAATACAGTTCACGAGGGCGTAACCGAAGAATACAAATCTTTGTACCGCTACTACGAGGCCATGTATTATGAGCCAGCTGAAAAGCTCACAGAACCAGCCTCAGATCCGTCCTGATTACATACAAAGAGCCTTTCCACTTAAGGAAAGGCTCTTTTTTTATGCTTAGATCATCTGACAGATCTGATCTCCCATTTCATTCGTTCCCAGCTTCTCGCAGCCCTCTGACCATATATCCGCCGTACGGTATCCCGCTTTCAGCACCTGCCGCACCGCTTCCTCTATCGCATCCGCTTCCGCCTCCAAATCCAGCGAATAGCGCAGCATCATAGCCGCTGACAAGATGGTAGCAATCGGATTGGCAATATTCTGCCCGGCAATATCCGGCGCCGAGCCATGACTGGGCTCATATAACCCTCGCTTTTCTGCTCCTAGGCTTGCCGATGACAGCATCCCGATCGACCCCGTCACCTCGCTCGCCTCATCCGAAAGAATATCGCCAAACATATTTTCCGTCAAAATCACATCAAACTGCCCCGGATTTTTCACAAGCTGCATAGCGCAGTTATCCACCAAAACATGCTCCAGCTCTACCTCCGGATAGTCCTTAGCAACCTCCTCCACCACACTCCGCCACAGGCGGGAAGAATCCAGCACGTTCGCCTTGTCCACGCTCGCCACCTTTTTTCGGCGCTTCATCGCAACCTCAAAGGCCTTCACGGCAATGCGGCGAATCTCTTCTTCACTGTAGACAAGCGTATCCGTAGCCTGCCGGATTCCGTCGATTTCCTCAGTAAAACGATTTCCAAAATATAAACCGCCTGTCAGCTCTCTCATAATCATCATATCAAAGCCATCACCAATGATCTCATCCCGTAGCGGACAGCGCTCCTTCAGCTCCGGATACAGATAGGCCGGGCGAATATTGGTAAAAAGCCCCATTCCCTTCCGAATAGCCAGTAATCCCGCTTCCGGGCGCTCCTGCGGCGGTCTGTTATACCAATGGGAATTGCCAACATTTCCGCCGACAGCTCCTAATAGTACGCTATCGCTCTTTTTAGCTGCCTCCAAAACCTCGTCGGTCAGCGGCACGCCATAGGCATCGATAGAAGCTCCTCCCATCAATAATCTCTCATAATGAAAAACATGTCCGAACTTTTCTCCTACCGTATCCAACACCTTAACTGCCTGCTCGACAATTTCCGGTCCGATTCCATCTCCCGGCAATAAGACGATTTGAAATTCCATGCTATAGAATCTCCCTTCTGCTCTCATATAAATTCATTTAGTTGCTTTATTATAGACCCGCCGAGTTCAAATTACAAGTTTTTTCCTTTTTCTTTTTCGGCCTTAAATCCCTTAATCTCGATCTTCCCTTCTTTCGTCAGGTAAAGCAGCGCCGTTCCCTTTTCATGCGTTTGTGGCAGCGTCATGACGATTTCTTTCTCTTTTCCCTGCAGCAGCTGCGTCATCTGTGCATCATCAAGCTGCGCACCATACCGCTCTAGGCTATTGAGCCATACGGTAAACTGACATCCTTTACGCCAGTGACTGCAATAATAAGACTTGCTGTTCTTATAGACCTCTCCTTTTGCGCATAGCGGACACTTGCCCAAAGGAGGAAGCCCCTCCTTTTTTGCCGCTGTACGGCTCCTGCCCTTTCTCTTATACTCTTCCTTGGCAAATTGTACCTGTTTTTCCTCTGCAGAAGCACTGACAATAAACTGCACATAGCGCTCGATGCTTTCCATAAAACGCTGCGGCGCCATCGTTCCCTGATAGATTTTATCTAGCGCCTTTTCCCATTTAGCCGTCATCTCGGGCGATTTGAGCTGTCCCGGTAAAATGCCAATCAGTTCCTTGCCCTTCTCGGTAGGCAGCAGGCTCTTTCCTTTTCGCTGAATATAGCGCACCTTGATCAGGCGCTCGATGATGGAGGCTCGCGTGGCCGGCGTACCTAAGGATAGCTTATCCAGCTCTTCCTTAAGCGCTTCCTCTTCTATATATTTCCCGGCATATTCCATCGCCGTCAGAAGCGTTGCTTCTGTAAATGGTTTGGGCGGCTGTGTTTGCTTTTTCTCAATTTGGGCAGAAAGGATCGGGATTTCGTCGCCCTTTTGCAGCATAGGCAGCTCCTCCTCGCTGCTCTTTTCTTTATGAAGCGCCATAAAACCGGGATTCAGCGTTGTCCGGCCTTTTGCTACAAAGTATTCCTTTTCAACCTTCAGAATGACCTCCGTGGTTTCATATTCATAAGCGGGATAAAAGGCTTCTATCAGACGCCAGGCAACCAATCGATAGATCTTTGCCTCATCCTCTGGAAGCTTGCTCAGATCAGGCTTTTTAGGGGTGGGAATGATCGCGTGGTGATCCGTAATTTTACTGTTGTCAATAATTCGCTTTGTAAAAGTAAGGCCGGGAAGCTTCATAAGTGCATCATGAAATTCTGGGGTATTGATCGCATGCAGTGTACTGCGCACTGTCTCCTTCATATCCTCTGATAAATATCGGCTATCGGTTCGCGGATAGGTCAGCAGCTTGTACTTTTCATACAAATTCTGCGCTAATGTCAGCACCTTGCTGGCTGAAAAGCCATAGCGCCGATTGCCTTCGCGCTGCAGCTCCGTCAAATCATACAGCAGCGGAGGCTGCTGCTTTTTTTTCGTTTTGGTTATGCTCTGCACGACTGCCTTGCCGGCCATTTCTGCCAGCTGCTTGATGCGCTCTGCTTCAGCCGGTTCCTCAATATGGGTAATTTTATTTTTGGTCTCTTTGCCGGATTCGCTGGTTCCTTTTTCCCAGCGGAACCAAAGACTGCTGAATCTTTTTTCTTTTTCATGCTGCAGCCTTACTTCATAATAATCCTTAGGGATAAAGGCATCAATTTCCTTTTGCCGATTGACGATCATAGCCAAAGTCGGCGTCTGAACGCGCCCGATCGAAAGCAACACATCATACTGCAGCGTATAGGCCCGGCTTCCGTTGATTCCTACCAGCCAGTCCGCTTCGCTGCGGCAGCGTGCGCTTTCATATAAATGATCATACATGCGCCCATCCTTTAAATTTTGGAAGCCCGCGGTAATCGCCTCTTCTGTCATGCTGGATACCCATAAACGTTCAAAGGGCTTTTTACATTTTGCCATCTGATAAATATAACGGAAAATCAGCTCCCCTTCGCGCCCGCTATCGGTGCCGCAAATGATTTTATCGATTTCCTTATGATTCATCCATTTCTTTACAATCGCAAATTGCTTGTTGGCTCCCCGAATCACCTGCAGCTGGATTTCTTTCGGAATGATCGGAAGATCCTGAAAGTTCCAGCGCTTATACTTTTCATCATAACGCTCCGGAGCGCAGAGCTCGATCAGGTGCCCCACTGCCCATGTGACCACATAGGCCTCGCCGATCAGACAGCCTTCTCCTTTTTCCTTACAGCCAAGTACATTGGCATAGTCTCTGGCGACCGAAGGCTTCTCTGCTACCACAAGTACCTTTCCCATTTCTCCTCTGCTCCTCCTGCTGTGCTAATAAGTTGAAAGGCCCTGATTCCATTTGGAATCAAGGCCTTTTAGATTCATTAGTTATACTTTCTCTTTCTGGCAGCCTCAGACTTTTTCTTTCTTCTCACGCTGGGCTTTTCGTAATGTTCTCTTTTACGAACTTCCTGCATGATTCCAGCCTTAGCACAATTTCTCTTGAAACGACGAAGAGCGCTATCTAATGACTCGTTCTCTTTTACAATTACGTTTGACATGTCACTCCACCCTCCCCTCCAGTTGCAGATTGTCGTGCCTGTAACTTTTGGGCAATTTATAAGCACTATAAAATTATACTAAGCAGTCCGCTTTTAGTCAAGTATTTTCTGGGACTTTTTTTAAATTTTTCTACTAAAAACAAGCTGCTTGCCATCCTCTGCATTATTTTTTCTTTTTGAACAGACCTTTTTTCTCGCCCTGCTCCAAAACCTTCTGGTCATACACATCCAGATCATCTTCGACCAAATCATCTCCTACGATGGAATCTGTAGGCTCTACCGCATTCGGATCTGCTGTTTTCTGTGTCAGATCCGGCTCCTCCACACTGGCAATCTGGCTGCGCAGCACTGGGATCATAACGCTCTTATTGGTACCAAATTCAACGATCAGACAATCGTTAACAATGTTGACCACCTTACCGTACATCCCGCTGTTGATCAGAACCCAATCTCCAATCTTAACTGCATTTTGCATGGCTTCTGTCTGTTTCTGGCGCTTTCTCTGCGGGCGAATCATCACCAGATAAAGAATGACAATAAACACGGCATAGATACCGAGCATTCCTAACATTCCACCGCTGCCTGCCTGACCAGACGCAGCTGCTGTTTCTAATAAAAACATTGATTTTCCTCCTCAATAATAAACGAACTCATATTGTAAAATTATACATGCTTTCTTTATATATTGTCAATACAGATTCTGGAAAATTAACAAACTCTTTACTTGCTTTCCCCTTTTTCCTGCTGATACCCTGCCAGCCTCTGCTTTTTATACTGCGCATACTGCCCTGCCTCCAGCGCAGCCCGTATCTCTTCCATCAGATGATTATAATAATACAGATTATGCAGTACGCAAAGGCGCATGCCCAGCATCTCTTTTGCTTTTAATAAATGCCGGATATAGGCCCTGCTGTAATGGCGGCATGCCGGACACTGGCAATCCTCTCCAATTGGCCTGTCATCCAGCTTATATTTTTCATTCCAGAGATTTAACTTTCCTGCATTGGTATACACATGCCCATGACGCCCGTTTCGTGCGGGCAAAACACAGTCAAAAAAATCTACGCCTCGCTCAACCGCTTCCAAAATATTTTCCGGCGTGCCCACCCCCATCAAATAAGTGGGCTTATTCTGCGGCAGCAGCGGCACGGTCACTTCTAAAATGCGGTACATCTCTTCGTGTGTCTCTCCCACCGCCAGACCGCCAATCGCAAAGCCATCGAGGGGCTTTTCGCGGATCGCCTTGGCATGCTCCCTTCTGACATCCTCTAAAACACCGCCCTGATTGATACCAAACAAAAACTGATGCGGATTCAGCGTTTCCTGCTGCGCATTCAGCCGGGCCATCTCTGCAATGCAGCGGTCAAGCCATCTGGTCGTGCGGCTGACCGAATTCTCAATATAGCGCCGATCTGCCTTGCTCGGCGCGCATTCATCAAAGGCCATCGCAATCGTAGAACCCAGATGGGATTGAATTTGCATACTTTCTTCTGGTCCCATAAAAATTTTCCTGCCATCCACATGCGAAGCAAAGGTCACACCCTCTTCTTTGATCTTTCCTCTCAGCTCCGTTAAAGAAAACACCTGAAATCCGCCGGAATCCGTCAAAATCGGTCTGTCCCAGTTCATAAACCGGTGCAGTCCCCCCAGCTTATAAATCACATCATCTCCCGGCCTCACATGCAAATGATAGGTATTAGAAAGCTCCACCTGACATCCGATTTCCTTTAGATCCATCGAGGACAATGCTCCTTTAATGGCGGCTGCCGTCCCCACGTTCATAAAAACCGGCGTTTCAATGATGCCATGCGGTGTATGCAGCCGCCCTCTCTTAGCCAGTCCTTCTGTTCGAATTAGTTCATACATCGATCTCTTTACTTATCTTCCTTTCCGTTTTCTGCTCCCTCGTCTCGGATTACTCGTTTTTCAATTCTATAGCGCGGTCTTGCCTTGACCTCCTGATATATTTTACCAATATAACCGCCCAGAACGCCCAGACATAAAAGCTGCATGCCGCCCAGCAGCCAGATGGAAGCAATGATCGCTGTCCATCCCGGCACGGCAGCTCCGCAGAGTTTAGAAATCAGTGCATATAAAAGCGCAAGACCGCTGCACAGCGAAATCAAAATCCCCAGCAGCGAAATCATCTTCAGCGGCTTTACGCTGAAAGAGCTGATCCCTTCTATGGCAAATGCAATCATCTTTTTTAGCGGATACTTCGACTCTCCGGCAAACCGCTCCCCTCTGTCATA from the Lachnospiraceae bacterium genome contains:
- a CDS encoding Na/Pi cotransporter family protein: MNLTSVLNLLAGIGLFLYGMNLMGDGLKNAAGASLEHILEKLTNSKLKGVALGTGVTAIIQSSAATSIMCLGFVNAGIMVLRQAIPVIMGANIGSTVTGQILRLGDISDQNLFLTMLKPSSFAPILIAFGVICIVFLKNHSKKLTNLATILLGLGMLFIGMSMMEASISPLKDNEHFQRIFFLFKNPFLGILLGAVVTAIIQSSSASVGILQAISSTGTVSWGMAIPIILGQNIGKCVTVWLGCIGTTKDAKRVAFFHLFFNVFGVIILGSIIYGAQAIFDFAFWDNTLNRGNIADFHSLFNIVTTLLLLPLSDKLVTLSEHVIKDKEEINESHRLDLLDDFLLKTPKVALEHARRVAVQMGYAVKENFDIIETLLDHYQDAPLATLEKNENFLDKAESKLSDYLVKINSSNLITQDSLETSEIIRSVSDFERIGDYCVNIAEMAEYNLQNGLSFSPVCMEEIHVMMRAVKNILAITIDAFEKNDASIAARVEPLEEVIDSLKELMSSRHIERLKNNQCSVQAGISLIEFLNSVERISDHCSNIAIHTIRKLSDQPFFDTHKYLNTVHEGVTEEYKSLYRYYEAMYYEPAEKLTEPASDPS
- the leuB gene encoding 3-isopropylmalate dehydrogenase, yielding MEFQIVLLPGDGIGPEIVEQAVKVLDTVGEKFGHVFHYERLLMGGASIDAYGVPLTDEVLEAAKKSDSVLLGAVGGNVGNSHWYNRPPQERPEAGLLAIRKGMGLFTNIRPAYLYPELKERCPLRDEIIGDGFDMMIMRELTGGLYFGNRFTEEIDGIRQATDTLVYSEEEIRRIAVKAFEVAMKRRKKVASVDKANVLDSSRLWRSVVEEVAKDYPEVELEHVLVDNCAMQLVKNPGQFDVILTENMFGDILSDEASEVTGSIGMLSSASLGAEKRGLYEPSHGSAPDIAGQNIANPIATILSAAMMLRYSLDLEAEADAIEEAVRQVLKAGYRTADIWSEGCEKLGTNEMGDQICQMI
- a CDS encoding DNA topoisomerase III, giving the protein MGKVLVVAEKPSVARDYANVLGCKEKGEGCLIGEAYVVTWAVGHLIELCAPERYDEKYKRWNFQDLPIIPKEIQLQVIRGANKQFAIVKKWMNHKEIDKIICGTDSGREGELIFRYIYQMAKCKKPFERLWVSSMTEEAITAGFQNLKDGRMYDHLYESARCRSEADWLVGINGSRAYTLQYDVLLSIGRVQTPTLAMIVNRQKEIDAFIPKDYYEVRLQHEKEKRFSSLWFRWEKGTSESGKETKNKITHIEEPAEAERIKQLAEMAGKAVVQSITKTKKKQQPPLLYDLTELQREGNRRYGFSASKVLTLAQNLYEKYKLLTYPRTDSRYLSEDMKETVRSTLHAINTPEFHDALMKLPGLTFTKRIIDNSKITDHHAIIPTPKKPDLSKLPEDEAKIYRLVAWRLIEAFYPAYEYETTEVILKVEKEYFVAKGRTTLNPGFMALHKEKSSEEELPMLQKGDEIPILSAQIEKKQTQPPKPFTEATLLTAMEYAGKYIEEEALKEELDKLSLGTPATRASIIERLIKVRYIQRKGKSLLPTEKGKELIGILPGQLKSPEMTAKWEKALDKIYQGTMAPQRFMESIERYVQFIVSASAEEKQVQFAKEEYKRKGRSRTAAKKEGLPPLGKCPLCAKGEVYKNSKSYYCSHWRKGCQFTVWLNSLERYGAQLDDAQMTQLLQGKEKEIVMTLPQTHEKGTALLYLTKEGKIEIKGFKAEKEKGKNL
- a CDS encoding 30S ribosomal protein S21, with translation MSNVIVKENESLDSALRRFKRNCAKAGIMQEVRKREHYEKPSVRRKKKSEAARKRKYN
- the yajC gene encoding preprotein translocase subunit YajC gives rise to the protein MFLLETAAASGQAGSGGMLGMLGIYAVFIVILYLVMIRPQRKRQKQTEAMQNAVKIGDWVLINSGMYGKVVNIVNDCLIVEFGTNKSVMIPVLRSQIASVEEPDLTQKTADPNAVEPTDSIVGDDLVEDDLDVYDQKVLEQGEKKGLFKKKK
- the tgt gene encoding tRNA guanosine(34) transglycosylase Tgt, with protein sequence MYELIRTEGLAKRGRLHTPHGIIETPVFMNVGTAAAIKGALSSMDLKEIGCQVELSNTYHLHVRPGDDVIYKLGGLHRFMNWDRPILTDSGGFQVFSLTELRGKIKEEGVTFASHVDGRKIFMGPEESMQIQSHLGSTIAMAFDECAPSKADRRYIENSVSRTTRWLDRCIAEMARLNAQQETLNPHQFLFGINQGGVLEDVRREHAKAIREKPLDGFAIGGLAVGETHEEMYRILEVTVPLLPQNKPTYLMGVGTPENILEAVERGVDFFDCVLPARNGRHGHVYTNAGKLNLWNEKYKLDDRPIGEDCQCPACRHYSRAYIRHLLKAKEMLGMRLCVLHNLYYYNHLMEEIRAALEAGQYAQYKKQRLAGYQQEKGESK